The DNA region TTGGACGCGGCGAACGCGCCCCAGAGTTTGCCGAAGTCACGACCGAGCCGAGGCCGCGCCGCACGGTCGTCCGAAGCGGATCGGACCGCGCTATCCCCAGCCACGACTCACCCTGAGACCCCCCTAGTAGGACTCAGTCCACTGTGCCACGGGGGTCGGACAGCCTGCGATCGACTTTCTGGCCCTACTGGCCGGTCGTCCTGGCGCCTCGACCAGCGCGGTGCTTGGCCGCGAGAGTGGCGTCGGGGGCGCACCGACCGCACGGGGTGAACCCGAGCTGGCGAGCCTCCGACACCGGCAGCGCGATCGACGGCCGGTTCGCCAGCCACCCGCACTTGACCAGGTGGTAGCGCGGTCGCTCGTCGAGCACCCGCACGTCGGCGGACAACCCGGAGACCACCAACAGGTCGGCCGCGTCGGTTTCCTCCTCGGCGGGCTCGCTGTCGGGATCATCCGCGGTCGAAGCGCCCAGCGGTGGCGTGGGAGCGGTGGACGGCTCCTCCGCGACGGCGAGGACGTCTTCGTCCTCTGGCTCGTCATCGAAGCCAGTGGCGTCGTCGGGGTCGTCGTCGCCGAAGTCGTCCGGCTCCGGCTCGTCGGCCACCTGGGCAGCAGCTGATGGCGCTGCGGCCCGGCGGCGATTACGGAGCCAGTCGAGGACGAGGATGGCGGCGGCCACGACACTGATGCCGACCGAGAGCCATGCCCACAGCGTGTTGGCCGTGGTGAGAGCGGTGATCAGCAACCCGAGAGCGCCGAGCACCAGCAGCAAGACGATATACAGCAACCTTGTGCCCTACTGTCCGGCGGGATGACCCGGCCGTGACTGCCTTGTGGTGTGTCCATGAGCGTTGTCGGGCTATCGGCGGATCCAGGTTTCCGCTGGGCGTGCCGCCGGAATGCCGCTCGTACTGGGTTGTACTTGGGCGTTCCGGCGGTGCGCCCAGCGGGAAGCTGGGCCGTCGAGAGCCCGGCAACGTTCGTGGACACACCGCTAGGTCAGCCCGCTTCCGCGCGCGGGCCGAACGAGTAGCCGCTCTGCTGGCCTGCCCCGCGGCCGCCTTCGCTGGTCGGGGCCGCGGAACCGCGGTCGCCGAGTTCGCGCAGGCTGGACTCGAGGAAGGTCTTCAGTCGGGTGCGGTACTCACGCTCGAAGGTGCGCAGCTCGTCGATCTTCTTCTCCAGCGTGGTGCGCTCCTGCTGCACCGCGCCGATGATCTCGGTGTGCTGCCGCTGGGCATCGCGCTCCAGCGTGGTCGCCTTCTCCCTGGCCTGACGCTCCAGCGTCTCGGCCCTGGTCCGCGCGTCGTTCAGCATGGTCTCGGCGCGCGTACGCGACTCGTTGACCATGGTGTCGGACTTCGCCCGCGCGTCGGAGAGCAGCTGCTCGGACTTGGTCCGAGCCTCGGCCAGCATCCCGTCGGCTTCGGCTTTCGCCTCGCCGGTGAGCCGGTCGGCCATCTCCTGCGCGAGGCCAAGGACCTTGGCGGCCTGCACGTGGTGATCACCGCCGCCCCCGGGACTGGTCTGCTCCAGCGCGCTGGGCGGCGGAACGGGAGTGAGCCGACGCGGCTCCTCGACCCGGGAGGGCGCCACCGTGGGCACGCCGCCGCCGGTCCGAGCGTCGTCGAGGTCGGCGCGAGCCGACTCCAACTGCGCGTCGAGCTGCTCGACCTGCGCGCGCAGGTCGTTGTTCTCCTCGATCAGGCGGGAAAGCTCCACCTCGACCAAGTCGAGGAAGGCGTCCACCTCGTCCTCGTTGTAGCCCCGCTTGCCGATGGGAGGCTTGCTGAACGCGACGTTGTGCACGTCAGCGGGGGTCAACGACATCTGATCACCTCACGCACTCCAGGGCTGCCAAGTACCCAAGTCTCCCCTAAGACCCGGGATACGCCAGTTGCATCAAGATGAACACAACCAGCAGCAGCACCATAATCGATAGGTCCAGGCCTACGCCGCCGATTCGGACAGTCGGTATGAGCCGACGGACCAAACGAACCGGAGGGTCGGTCACTGTGTAGATGGTCTCCAGCGCGACCGCAACCCCACCGGCCGGTCGCCACTCGCGCGCGAAGGTGCGCACAAGCTCGACGACC from Alloactinosynnema sp. L-07 includes:
- a CDS encoding DivIVA domain-containing protein; protein product: MSLTPADVHNVAFSKPPIGKRGYNEDEVDAFLDLVEVELSRLIEENNDLRAQVEQLDAQLESARADLDDARTGGGVPTVAPSRVEEPRRLTPVPPPSALEQTSPGGGGDHHVQAAKVLGLAQEMADRLTGEAKAEADGMLAEARTKSEQLLSDARAKSDTMVNESRTRAETMLNDARTRAETLERQAREKATTLERDAQRQHTEIIGAVQQERTTLEKKIDELRTFEREYRTRLKTFLESSLRELGDRGSAAPTSEGGRGAGQQSGYSFGPRAEAG
- a CDS encoding YggT family protein, translated to MEPVLLAVYWVLFTFWLLLTARVVVELVRTFAREWRPAGGVAVALETIYTVTDPPVRLVRRLIPTVRIGGVGLDLSIMVLLLVVFILMQLAYPGS